One Nomascus leucogenys isolate Asia chromosome 22a, Asia_NLE_v1, whole genome shotgun sequence DNA segment encodes these proteins:
- the LOC100587727 gene encoding olfactory receptor 4K14, whose protein sequence is MDPQNYSLVSEFVLHGLCTSRHLQNVFFIFFLGIYVAVMLGNLLILVTVISDPCLHSSPMYFLLGNLSFLDMWLASFATPKMIRDFLSDQKLISFGGCVAQIFFLHFTGGAEMVLLVSMAYDRYVAICKPLHYMTLMSWQTCIRLVLASWVIGIVHSISQVAFPVNLPYCGPNEVDSFFCDLPLVIKLACMDTYVLGVIMISDSGLLSLSCFLLLLISYTVILLTVRQRAAGSVSKALSTCSAHIMIVTLFFGPCIFIYVWPFSRFSVDKLLSVFYTIFTPLLNPIIYTLRNEEMKAAMKKLQNQRVTFQ, encoded by the coding sequence ATGGACCCACAGAACTATTCCTTGGTGTCAGAATTTGTGTTGCATGGACTCTGCACTTCACGAcatcttcaaaatgttttctttatatttttccttggGATCTATGTGGCCGTTATGCTAGGTAACCTTCTCATTTTGGTCACTGTAATTTCTGATCCCTGCCTGCACTCCTCCCCTATGTACTTCCTGCTGGGGAACCTATCTTTCCTGGACATGTGGCTGGCCTCGTTTGCCACTCCCAAGATGATCAGGGATTTCCTTAGTGATCAAAAACTCATCTCCTTTGGAGGATGTGTGGCTCAAATCTTCTTCTTGCACTTTACTGGTGGAGCTGAGATGGTGCTCCTGGTTTCCATGGCCTATGACAGATATGTGGCCATATGCAAACCCTTGCATTacatgactttgatgagttggcAGACTTGCATCAGGCTGGTGCTGGCTTCATGGGTCATTGGAATTGTGCACTCCATCAGTCAAGTGGCTTTCCCTGTAAATTTGCCTTACTGTGGCCCCAATGAGGTAGACAGCTTCTTCTGTGACCTCCCTCTAGTAATCAAACTTGCCTGCATGGACACCTATGTCTTGGGTGTAATTATGATCTCAGACAGTGGGTTGCTTTCCTTGAGCTGTTTTCTGCTCCTCCTAATCTCCTACACTGTGATCCTCCTCACTGTCAGACAGCGTGCTGCCGGTAGCGTATCCAAAGCACTCTCCACTTGCTCTGCACATATCATGATAGTGACGCTGTTCTTTGGcccttgcatttttatttatgtgtggCCTTTCAGTAGGTTCTCTGTGGACAAGCTGCTGTCTGTGTTTTATACCATTTTTACTCCACTCCTGAACCCCATTATCTACACATTGAGAAATGAGGAGATGAAAGcagctatgaagaaactgcaaaacCAACGGGTGACTTTTCAATGA